The following are encoded together in the Bacillus cereus group sp. RP43 genome:
- a CDS encoding diglucosyl diacylglycerol synthase, whose protein sequence is MIKNPKVLILTAHYGNGHVQVAKTLEQTFRQKGIKDVIVCDLFGESHPVITDITKYLYLKSYTIGKELYRLFYYGVEKIYDKKIASWYANFGRKRLKTLLQVEKPDIVINTFPIIAVPELKKQIGISIPVYNVLTDFCVHKIWIHREVDRYFVATDHVKKVMVDIGVPAEQIVETGIPIRSSFELKINPAIIYNKYQLCKDKKILLIVAGAHGVLGSVKELCQSFMSVPNLQVVVVCGKNEALKQDLMELQEQSSDALKVFGYVENIDELFRVTSCMITKPGGITLSEAAALQVPVILYKPVPGQENENALYFEKKGAAVVIRDDSEVFAKTEALLQDDMKLLQMKEAMKSIYRPEPAGHIVDTILAENHAEPNHIPIKSPALAESFT, encoded by the coding sequence TTGATAAAAAACCCCAAGGTTTTAATATTAACTGCACATTACGGTAACGGTCATGTGCAAGTAGCGAAAACATTAGAACAAACCTTTCGTCAAAAAGGAATCAAAGATGTAATTGTATGCGACTTGTTTGGAGAATCACATCCAGTTATAACCGATATTACAAAATATTTATATTTAAAAAGCTATACGATAGGAAAAGAATTATATCGTTTGTTTTATTATGGTGTAGAGAAAATTTATGATAAAAAAATAGCATCTTGGTATGCGAATTTTGGGAGAAAGCGTTTGAAGACGCTATTACAGGTGGAGAAACCGGATATTGTTATTAATACCTTTCCAATCATCGCTGTACCAGAACTGAAAAAGCAAATAGGTATTTCTATTCCTGTTTATAATGTATTAACGGATTTTTGCGTGCATAAAATATGGATCCATCGAGAAGTAGATCGTTATTTTGTAGCAACCGATCATGTGAAAAAAGTGATGGTTGATATCGGTGTACCTGCAGAGCAAATTGTTGAAACAGGGATTCCGATTCGTAGCAGTTTTGAGCTAAAGATAAATCCAGCAATTATATATAATAAATATCAGTTATGTAAGGATAAAAAGATTTTACTAATTGTAGCAGGTGCTCATGGTGTGCTAGGAAGTGTAAAAGAGCTATGCCAGTCATTTATGTCAGTACCAAACTTACAAGTAGTTGTCGTTTGTGGGAAAAACGAAGCTTTAAAGCAGGATTTAATGGAACTACAGGAACAAAGTTCTGATGCTTTAAAAGTATTTGGTTATGTTGAAAACATTGATGAGTTGTTCCGTGTTACTTCCTGTATGATTACGAAGCCAGGTGGTATTACATTAAGCGAAGCAGCAGCATTACAAGTACCTGTCATTTTATATAAACCTGTCCCAGGACAAGAAAATGAAAATGCGTTGTATTTTGAAAAAAAAGGGGCTGCAGTTGTAATTCGTGATGATAGTGAAGTTTTTGCAAAAACAGAGGCGTTATTGCAAGATGATATGAAGCTTCTTCAAATGAAAGAAGCAATGAAAAGTATTTATCGCCCGGAGCCAGCTGGTCATATTGTGGATACAATTTTGGCAGAAAATCATGCAGAGCCGAATCATATACCTATTAAATCACCAGCTCTTGCCGAATCTTTTACTTAA
- the pflA gene encoding pyruvate formate-lyase-activating protein: MVKGRIHSVESCGTVDGPGIRYVIFTQGCLLRCQYCHNADTWEIGKGKEITVEEVMQDVTCYLPFIEASGGGITVSGGEPLLQLDFLIELFKKCKEAGIHTTIDSSGGCYSEEPEFQNKLDILMDYTDLVLLDLKHIDSKKHRKLTGKPNEHILQFARYLSDKKKPIWVRHVLVPGVTDGEEDLQKLSSFIQSLSNVKKVEVLPYHKLGVYKWEALGHKYPLADVNPPTEENVEHAKYILKAV; encoded by the coding sequence ATGGTAAAAGGAAGAATACATTCTGTAGAGTCTTGTGGTACTGTTGATGGCCCAGGGATTCGTTATGTCATATTTACACAAGGATGTTTATTACGTTGTCAATATTGTCATAATGCTGATACGTGGGAAATCGGTAAAGGTAAAGAAATAACAGTTGAAGAAGTGATGCAGGATGTGACATGTTACCTTCCATTTATTGAGGCTTCTGGAGGCGGTATAACAGTTAGCGGTGGAGAGCCACTATTACAACTAGACTTCTTAATTGAGTTGTTTAAAAAGTGCAAAGAAGCTGGTATCCATACAACAATCGATTCTTCTGGTGGTTGTTATTCTGAAGAACCAGAATTCCAAAATAAGCTAGACATTTTAATGGATTATACAGATTTAGTTTTATTGGATTTGAAGCATATTGATTCAAAGAAACATCGTAAATTAACAGGGAAACCAAATGAACACATTTTACAATTTGCTCGTTATTTATCGGATAAAAAGAAGCCAATTTGGGTAAGACATGTATTGGTTCCCGGTGTTACCGATGGTGAAGAGGATCTGCAAAAACTATCAAGCTTTATTCAAAGTCTATCTAATGTTAAGAAAGTGGAAGTGTTGCCATATCATAAACTCGGTGTTTATAAATGGGAGGCACTTGGACATAAGTATCCACTTGCGGATGTGAATCCACCGACAGAAGAAAATGTGGAGCATGCGAAATATATTTTAAAAGCAGTCTAA
- the pflB gene encoding formate C-acetyltransferase, with product MTQVLENVKNAWENFKGEKWKAEIDVRDFILNNVNVYEGEDSFLAEATEDTKKLWDQVMDLTTKERENGGVLDMDTKIVSSITSHEPGYLNKDIEKVVGFQTDKPFKRSLQPYGGIRMAEQACEAYGYEMDKELSSIFRDWRKTHNQGVFDAYTPEMKAARKSGVITGLPDAYGRGRIIGDYRRVALYGIDRLIEAKKADFNLTGGVMSEDTMRLREELSEQMRALQELKQMAASHGFDISKPATNAQEAFQWLYFAYLAAIKEQNGAAMSLGRTSTFLDVYIERDLANGTLTEEAAQEIVDHFIMKLRLVKFARTPDYNELFSGDPTWVTESIGGMALDGRPLVTKNSFRFLHTLDNLGPAPEPNLTVLWSKQLPENFKNYCAKMSIKTSAIQYENDDIMRPDYGDDYGIACCVSAMRIGKQMQFFGARANLAKALLYAVNGGKDEKSKAQVGPEYAPITSEVLDYEEVMRKFDMTMEWLAGLYLNTLNVIHYMHDKYSYERIEMALHDTNVLRTMATGIAGLSVVADSLSAIKYAKVKPIRDENGIAVDFEIEGDFPKYGNNDDRVDEIAVNLVKTFMNKIRKHKTYRNSVHTMSILTITSNVVYGKKTGNTPDGRRTGEPFAPGANPMHGRDTKGALASLLSVAKLPYEDAQDGISNTFSIIPKALGKEDDVQVRNLVSMLDGYAIKEGHHLNINVFNRETLMDAMEHPEKYPQLTIRVSGYAVNFIKLTREQQIDVINRTMHESM from the coding sequence ATGACTCAAGTATTAGAAAATGTAAAAAACGCGTGGGAAAACTTTAAAGGTGAAAAATGGAAAGCAGAGATTGATGTTCGCGATTTCATTTTAAATAATGTAAACGTTTACGAGGGAGAAGACTCTTTCTTAGCAGAAGCAACTGAAGACACGAAAAAACTTTGGGATCAAGTAATGGATTTAACAACAAAGGAACGTGAAAACGGTGGCGTTCTTGATATGGATACAAAAATTGTTTCTTCTATTACATCACATGAACCAGGATATTTAAATAAAGATATTGAAAAAGTGGTCGGTTTCCAAACTGATAAACCATTTAAACGTTCTTTACAACCATATGGTGGTATTCGTATGGCGGAACAAGCTTGTGAAGCGTATGGATATGAAATGGATAAAGAACTTAGCAGTATTTTCAGAGATTGGCGTAAAACTCATAATCAAGGTGTATTTGATGCATACACACCAGAAATGAAAGCGGCTCGTAAATCAGGTGTTATTACTGGTCTTCCAGATGCATATGGACGTGGACGTATTATCGGTGACTATCGCCGCGTAGCATTATACGGTATAGATCGTTTAATTGAAGCGAAAAAAGCTGATTTTAATTTAACTGGTGGTGTAATGAGCGAAGATACAATGCGTTTACGCGAAGAATTATCTGAGCAAATGCGTGCACTTCAAGAGTTAAAACAGATGGCTGCTTCTCATGGATTCGATATTTCTAAGCCAGCTACAAATGCACAAGAGGCTTTCCAATGGTTATACTTTGCTTATCTTGCAGCAATTAAAGAACAAAACGGGGCAGCAATGAGTCTTGGACGTACATCTACATTCCTAGATGTTTACATTGAAAGAGATTTAGCAAATGGTACTTTAACAGAAGAAGCAGCACAAGAAATTGTGGACCATTTCATTATGAAATTACGTCTTGTGAAATTTGCAAGAACACCTGATTACAATGAACTATTCTCTGGAGATCCAACTTGGGTAACTGAATCTATCGGTGGTATGGCGTTAGACGGTCGTCCGTTAGTAACAAAAAACTCATTCCGATTCTTGCATACATTAGATAATTTAGGACCAGCACCAGAACCAAACTTAACAGTTCTTTGGTCTAAACAATTACCAGAGAACTTTAAAAACTACTGTGCAAAAATGTCTATTAAAACATCAGCAATTCAATACGAAAATGATGACATTATGCGTCCTGACTACGGTGATGACTACGGTATTGCTTGTTGTGTATCAGCAATGAGAATTGGTAAACAAATGCAGTTCTTCGGAGCACGTGCAAACTTAGCGAAAGCATTACTATATGCGGTTAACGGTGGTAAAGATGAAAAGTCAAAAGCACAAGTTGGTCCTGAATACGCACCAATTACTTCTGAAGTATTAGATTATGAAGAAGTTATGCGTAAATTCGATATGACAATGGAATGGTTAGCTGGTCTATACTTAAATACATTAAATGTAATTCACTATATGCACGATAAATATAGCTATGAACGTATTGAAATGGCACTTCATGATACAAATGTTCTTCGTACAATGGCAACAGGTATCGCTGGATTATCTGTAGTAGCAGACTCTTTAAGTGCAATTAAATACGCAAAAGTAAAACCAATTCGTGATGAAAATGGTATTGCAGTTGATTTCGAAATTGAGGGGGATTTCCCTAAATACGGTAACAATGATGATCGTGTAGATGAAATCGCAGTAAATCTTGTGAAAACATTTATGAACAAGATTCGCAAACATAAAACATACCGTAATTCTGTTCATACAATGTCAATCTTAACAATCACATCTAACGTTGTATACGGTAAGAAAACTGGTAACACTCCAGATGGACGTCGTACTGGAGAACCATTTGCACCGGGCGCAAACCCAATGCATGGACGTGATACAAAAGGTGCATTAGCTTCATTATTATCTGTAGCTAAATTACCATATGAAGATGCACAAGATGGTATTTCAAATACATTCTCTATTATTCCGAAAGCACTTGGTAAAGAAGATGATGTACAAGTACGCAACTTAGTATCTATGCTTGATGGATATGCAATAAAAGAAGGACACCACTTAAATATTAACGTATTTAACCGTGAAACATTAATGGATGCAATGGAGCACCCTGAAAAATATCCACAATTAACAATTCGTGTATCTGGTTACGCTGTTAACTTTATTAAATTAACTCGCGAACAACAAATTGATGTAATTAACCGTACAATGCATGAAAGCATGTAA
- a CDS encoding glycosyltransferase, translating to MGKSLSVIIPVCNEVDTISDVVQSVKALNPVEIIVVANGCNDGTEGIAESLGCTVIQHKESLGNDVGRAVGAKHAIGDVLLFVDGDFAIRTSQLQLFLNPILYDQADVVLNNLDALFLKKQKPHSITVWRQILNAMLEREKLKIDSLLSVPHALTKEVVQCIGYECFVNPIVAHLRLAQSKWRISRHCAIDVITPNKFRPFEHAAYGTDLSQSEKRMIGDHIEAVAERIIGSDERGGYYDGNRKRESVYHTLNFEDFYQGWGVTSKLYRGKQLSVIIPVQDEEKTIGNVIEELRKIEPLEIIVVVNGSSDKTATIAKDKGATTIVYKEALGNDVGRSLGTYFAKEEIVLFIDGDFVIPASELYPFAKAIADGTDVALNDLNHYLDLRIPLHLVTAFKYALNLACDRKDLGVGSLIAVPNAFSRTCLKEIGYKSLLSPCVAQVKAVLSGFEIACVSRIDVDKMNRIRPSEHFAKIGHPPAVLRIIGDHIEGLEQLIALKGSRGGFYDGNRKRDVL from the coding sequence ATGGGTAAGTCGTTATCAGTTATTATTCCCGTATGTAATGAAGTAGATACGATTTCAGACGTGGTTCAATCGGTAAAAGCATTAAACCCAGTAGAGATTATTGTAGTAGCAAATGGTTGTAATGATGGTACAGAAGGGATTGCTGAGAGCTTAGGCTGTACAGTAATCCAGCATAAAGAGTCACTTGGTAACGATGTTGGCCGCGCAGTTGGCGCAAAACATGCGATAGGTGATGTATTACTGTTTGTAGATGGTGATTTTGCTATTCGAACTTCACAATTGCAATTATTTCTTAATCCAATTTTATATGATCAGGCTGATGTAGTTTTAAATAATTTAGACGCATTATTTTTAAAGAAACAAAAACCACATTCTATTACAGTATGGCGCCAAATATTAAATGCAATGTTAGAGCGTGAAAAATTAAAAATTGATTCTTTACTATCTGTACCACATGCGCTGACGAAGGAAGTTGTGCAATGTATTGGATACGAATGTTTTGTTAATCCTATTGTGGCTCATCTACGCCTAGCACAAAGTAAATGGAGAATTAGTCGTCATTGTGCAATTGACGTTATTACGCCGAATAAATTTCGTCCATTTGAGCATGCTGCATATGGCACGGATCTTTCTCAATCTGAAAAACGAATGATAGGTGATCATATAGAAGCTGTAGCAGAGCGGATAATAGGCAGCGATGAGCGCGGAGGATATTATGATGGAAATAGGAAAAGAGAGAGTGTCTATCATACTCTAAATTTTGAAGATTTTTATCAAGGATGGGGCGTTACATCTAAGTTGTATAGAGGAAAGCAATTATCGGTAATTATTCCTGTACAAGATGAAGAGAAAACAATTGGAAACGTTATAGAAGAGCTTCGCAAAATTGAACCATTGGAAATCATCGTTGTTGTAAATGGTTCGTCCGATAAAACGGCAACAATTGCAAAAGACAAGGGAGCAACAACAATTGTGTATAAAGAAGCACTTGGAAACGATGTGGGGCGTTCGCTTGGAACTTATTTTGCAAAAGAAGAAATTGTGTTATTTATAGATGGTGATTTTGTTATTCCAGCTAGTGAGCTATATCCCTTTGCAAAAGCTATTGCAGATGGAACGGATGTCGCATTAAATGATTTAAATCATTATTTAGATTTGAGAATACCACTTCATCTTGTAACAGCATTTAAATATGCATTAAATTTAGCTTGTGATAGAAAAGATTTAGGAGTAGGCTCTCTTATTGCTGTACCTAATGCGTTTAGTCGTACTTGTTTGAAGGAAATAGGGTATAAATCATTATTGTCACCTTGTGTAGCACAAGTTAAAGCTGTACTTTCAGGTTTTGAAATCGCTTGTGTAAGTCGTATCGATGTTGATAAGATGAACCGTATTCGGCCCAGTGAACATTTTGCGAAAATAGGTCATCCTCCAGCTGTCCTTCGAATTATTGGTGATCATATAGAAGGATTAGAGCAATTAATTGCATTAAAGGGTAGTCGTGGTGGATTTTATGATGGAAATAGAAAAAGAGATGTTTTATAG
- a CDS encoding NAD-dependent epimerase/dehydratase family protein yields the protein MSKKCLITGGAGFIGSHLAEELVKRGYEVTIVDNFYKGKNKYHNELMKELRVIPISVLDKSSIYELVNQHDVVFHLAAILGVKTTMEKSVELIETNFDGTRNILQAALKGKKKVVFASTSEVYGKGKPPFSEEGDRLYGATSKIRWSYAVCKTLEETLCLGYALEGLPVTIVRYFNIYGPRAKDGPYAGVIPRFIRAALQGDDILVYGDGEQTRCFTYVSDAVEATIRAMDEKVNGEIINIGSENEKNIREVAEDIKKLTKSVSKIVHVPFEEVYPHGFEEIPNRKPDVTKLRELVQFQAKVTWEQGLKETIKWFREENNG from the coding sequence ATGAGTAAAAAATGTTTAATTACAGGTGGAGCAGGATTTATTGGATCACATTTAGCTGAAGAGTTGGTGAAAAGAGGTTATGAAGTTACTATTGTTGATAACTTCTATAAAGGAAAAAATAAATATCATAATGAGTTAATGAAAGAGCTCCGGGTTATTCCAATAAGCGTTTTAGATAAAAGTTCAATTTATGAATTAGTAAATCAACATGATGTGGTGTTTCATTTAGCTGCAATTTTGGGAGTCAAAACTACAATGGAAAAAAGTGTAGAGCTTATTGAAACAAATTTCGATGGAACGAGAAATATTTTACAAGCAGCATTAAAAGGTAAGAAAAAAGTAGTCTTTGCGTCTACTTCAGAAGTATATGGTAAGGGCAAGCCACCTTTCTCTGAAGAAGGAGATCGATTATACGGGGCAACTTCTAAAATACGCTGGAGTTATGCAGTTTGTAAAACGTTAGAAGAGACATTATGTTTAGGATACGCATTAGAAGGCTTACCTGTAACGATTGTTCGTTATTTTAATATTTATGGTCCAAGAGCGAAAGATGGTCCGTATGCAGGGGTAATCCCACGATTTATCCGTGCGGCTTTGCAAGGTGATGATATTCTCGTGTATGGAGATGGAGAGCAGACACGTTGCTTTACGTATGTAAGTGATGCAGTCGAGGCAACAATTCGTGCAATGGATGAGAAGGTAAATGGTGAAATTATTAATATAGGTTCTGAGAATGAAAAAAATATAAGGGAAGTAGCGGAAGATATAAAAAAATTAACGAAGTCTGTTTCCAAAATTGTGCACGTTCCATTTGAGGAAGTATATCCACATGGATTTGAAGAAATTCCAAATCGAAAACCAGATGTAACGAAATTAAGAGAGCTTGTTCAGTTTCAAGCGAAAGTAACGTGGGAACAAGGATTGAAAGAAACTATTAAGTGGTTTCGTGAAGAAAACAATGGGTAA